A part of Rattus norvegicus strain BN/NHsdMcwi chromosome 4, GRCr8, whole genome shotgun sequence genomic DNA contains:
- the Or6d13 gene encoding olfactory receptor Olr826 has product MEWLMSEETRNGTLVQEFILEGFPVAEHLRILFFLLHLLAYLASLMGNMLIITITCVDHRLQTPMYFFLSTFSFVECCFITTVIPQLLTIILSGRQKIPFGACFSQAFVVLFLGATVFFLMAVLSLDRFLAICKPLHYPTIMSPRMCFLLVTVSLVLGFLFMASPVVMLSQSFYCGPNIIPHFFCDFGPLANLSCSKTRSIEMLFFTLAIIVLFASLLIAIFAYSNIVVTIVRLPSARERQRAFSTCSSHLIVLSLMYGSCVFIYLKPKQRSRVDTNREAALVNMVVTPLLNPVIYTLRNKQVHQALRDALSKVQLHRYQSRKAPLS; this is encoded by the coding sequence ATGGAGTGGCTGATGTCAGAGGAAACAAGGAATGGGACTTTGGTCCAGGAGTTCATCCTTGAGGGGTTCCCTGTGGCCGAGCACCTGAGGATCCTCTTCTTCCTACTGCACTTGCTGGCCTACTTGGCCTCCCTCATGGGCAACATGCTCATAATTACCATCACCTGTGTGGACCACCGACTGCAGacgcccatgtacttctttctcagCACCTTCTCCTTTGTGGAGTGTTGTTTTATAACTACTGTTATCCCCCAGCTCCTCACCATCATTCTGTCAGGGAGGCAAAAGATTCCCTTTGGGGCCTGCTTCTCACAGGCCTTTGTTGTTCTTTTCCTGGGGGCGACGGTTTTTTTCCTTATGGCTGTGCTATCCCTGGACCGCTTTCTGGCCATCTGCAAACCTCTACATTATCCAACCATCATGAGCCCAAGGATGTGCTTCCTTCTCGTTACTGTCTCTTTAGTTTTGGGCTTCCTCTTCATGGCCAGTCCAGTTGTGATGCTTTCCCAGTCATTTTACTGTGGCCCAAACATTATTCCtcactttttctgtgattttgGACCACTGGCAAATCTCTCCTGTTCAAAAACCAGGTCTATTGAGATGCTGTTTTTTACCCTTGCTATAATTGTGCTTTTTGCTTCCCTTCTGATCGCCATCTTTGCATACAGCAATATAGTAGTCACCATAGTGCGTCTTCCTTCAGCCAGGGAGCGACAGAGAGCTTTTTCCACCTGCTCCTCTCATCTCATTGTCCTCTCTCTAATGTATGGCAGCTGTGTATTTATATACCTGAAGccaaagcagagaagcagagtggACACCAACAGAGAGGCTGCTCTTGTGAACATGGTTGTGACACCCCTTCTGAACCCTGTCATCTACACCCTGCGCAACAAGCAGGTCCACCAGGCTCTCAGGGATGCTCTGTCCAAGGTTCAATTACACAGATATCAGAGCAGGAAGGCTCCTTTGTCTTGA